A single genomic interval of Picosynechococcus sp. PCC 7003 harbors:
- a CDS encoding PAS domain S-box protein → MFQDSPRLPDSQSSQSLSRSRFNVRYLFWGLAIAVIGVVAGGVFSFRWFSEKLLLDLQDNLLGVAKLQATQIDQWLLERKGDARVLASRPTTIDALKAFATNDPNSAIVQQQQANLNQLALDVQTSYDYRRIVFFNRQGQVAWQTGVQNPLPKEISTVFGHDDHLTSLGGDVRLIDLNLLNVGGQEIPVYGVLAYIYDKQNDFIGAVYLEKDPQNFLYSLLDRVSSTSATAEILLVRREGNDIRYLNPLRFADNSPLQFRRSLDRESLLATQAILQSRRLVRGTDYRDIPVVGASFETTQAPWIVIYKVNLREANAPIRQLTIAISGLSGLLIGVVFWVGYQMLRLQRFKLEAIAREADIEKAQIRAASASQYLTAIETAIDGYAVLDNQGYFLEVNAALGKMTGYNPDELLQRSIFDLLITDDLDTTQLLAEWGDRRKLKLYQQWRHQTGQILEMQLSLTTDPSGDQNRFFIFVQDITQQKQANAALAESEQRLYHAIQDAPFPILLYASDGEILQLNRTWTALTGYDITEIPTIEAWATKAYGDKYLTALQGIQKVYEIQNSTHDGEYAILIKGGEKRIWDFSSAPLGTLPDGRNLEITIAMDVTERKTNELALQAAKKQAEEANRAKSLFLAKMSHELRTPLNGILGYAQILMFDESLSVEQKSSLGVIEECGHYLLSLIADVLDFSKIEAQRLELVPTAVQFHYFILDILQTCQIKATEKQLLLNYDIDPNLPDYLLVDDQRLRQVLLNLLGNAIKFTHQGSVVLEVNLSQPQEASPHSSKQHWHRVHFAVRDTGCGIEPEHLNKIFLPFEQVGDRHSRPQGTGLGLAISQKLVAMMGGELQLTSKPNKGSCFFFDLELSEVLVSPPLVSDDGATRDRRQIIGYVGRRQTILIVDHHWVNRSLIKHFLMPLGFKILEAENGKDGLIMAEAHPVDLIISEMLLPCMDAQEMAQQIRQLEKFRALPILVMSGDVLNNGWHNINPDFDAFLEKPLDFSILLDMLQTHLHFTWVYEGDR, encoded by the coding sequence ATGTTTCAGGATTCCCCCAGGCTGCCGGATTCCCAGTCAAGTCAAAGTCTGTCCAGATCACGCTTCAATGTCCGGTATTTATTTTGGGGATTGGCGATCGCCGTTATTGGTGTCGTTGCCGGTGGCGTTTTCAGCTTTCGTTGGTTTAGCGAAAAACTTTTACTCGACCTCCAGGACAATCTTTTGGGAGTGGCTAAACTCCAGGCGACCCAAATCGACCAGTGGTTACTGGAGCGCAAAGGCGATGCCCGGGTACTTGCCTCGCGACCGACGACCATTGACGCCCTAAAAGCCTTTGCGACCAACGATCCGAATTCCGCCATTGTCCAACAGCAACAGGCGAATTTAAATCAATTGGCCCTCGATGTGCAAACCAGTTACGATTACCGTCGCATCGTTTTTTTTAACCGCCAGGGACAGGTTGCTTGGCAAACTGGGGTGCAAAATCCCTTACCCAAGGAAATTAGCACTGTTTTTGGGCACGATGATCACCTAACCAGTCTGGGGGGAGATGTGCGGTTGATCGACTTAAATCTCCTTAACGTAGGGGGCCAAGAAATTCCTGTTTATGGGGTGTTGGCTTACATCTACGATAAGCAAAATGACTTTATCGGGGCGGTGTACTTAGAGAAAGATCCCCAGAATTTTTTATATAGCTTATTAGACCGAGTTTCTAGCACCAGTGCTACCGCTGAAATCTTACTGGTGCGTCGTGAAGGAAATGATATTCGCTACCTCAATCCCCTGCGGTTTGCGGATAATTCACCGCTACAGTTCCGGCGTTCCCTAGACCGAGAGTCTCTCTTGGCAACCCAAGCGATTCTTCAGTCTCGGCGTTTGGTGCGAGGCACTGACTACCGCGATATTCCCGTTGTGGGAGCTTCCTTTGAAACAACTCAGGCCCCTTGGATCGTAATTTATAAGGTTAATCTCCGGGAGGCCAATGCTCCCATTCGCCAGTTGACGATCGCCATTAGTGGTCTATCGGGCTTACTGATCGGGGTTGTTTTTTGGGTGGGCTACCAGATGCTGCGGTTGCAGCGCTTTAAGTTAGAGGCGATCGCCAGGGAAGCAGACATCGAAAAAGCGCAGATTCGTGCCGCTAGTGCTTCCCAGTATTTAACAGCCATTGAAACTGCCATCGATGGCTATGCCGTCTTAGATAACCAAGGCTATTTTCTTGAAGTCAATGCGGCCCTGGGTAAAATGACGGGCTACAACCCGGATGAATTATTGCAACGGTCAATCTTTGATCTGCTCATTACCGATGACCTTGATACCACACAACTGCTCGCAGAATGGGGCGATCGCCGCAAACTCAAACTCTATCAACAGTGGCGACACCAAACCGGCCAGATCCTAGAGATGCAACTGAGTTTGACCACTGACCCTAGCGGAGATCAAAACCGATTTTTTATCTTTGTCCAAGACATCACCCAACAAAAACAAGCGAATGCAGCCCTTGCCGAAAGCGAACAACGTCTCTACCATGCGATTCAAGATGCGCCCTTCCCAATTCTCCTCTATGCCAGCGATGGCGAAATTTTGCAGCTCAATCGTACTTGGACAGCGTTAACGGGCTACGATATCACTGAAATTCCCACTATCGAAGCCTGGGCAACAAAAGCCTACGGTGATAAGTATCTGACAGCCCTACAGGGTATCCAAAAAGTTTACGAGATCCAAAACTCTACCCATGACGGCGAATATGCAATCCTCATCAAAGGCGGCGAAAAACGCATCTGGGATTTTAGTAGTGCTCCCCTCGGTACCTTGCCGGATGGGCGCAACCTAGAAATTACCATAGCGATGGATGTTACAGAGCGCAAAACCAATGAACTTGCCCTCCAAGCGGCCAAAAAGCAAGCCGAAGAGGCAAACCGGGCAAAAAGTTTGTTTCTCGCCAAGATGAGCCACGAGCTACGCACACCTCTAAATGGCATTTTGGGCTATGCACAAATCCTAATGTTCGATGAATCTTTGAGTGTGGAGCAAAAGAGCAGCTTAGGGGTCATTGAAGAATGTGGTCATTATCTCCTCAGCCTGATTGCCGATGTGCTGGACTTTTCTAAAATCGAAGCCCAGCGCCTAGAATTAGTGCCGACGGCGGTACAGTTCCATTACTTTATTTTGGATATTCTCCAAACCTGTCAGATCAAAGCCACAGAAAAGCAACTTCTGCTCAACTACGACATTGACCCAAATCTCCCTGATTATTTATTAGTTGATGATCAGCGTCTCCGGCAAGTGTTACTCAATCTATTAGGCAATGCCATTAAATTTACCCACCAGGGGAGCGTTGTTTTAGAAGTTAACTTAAGCCAGCCCCAGGAAGCTTCTCCCCATTCCTCTAAGCAACATTGGCACAGGGTACACTTCGCGGTTCGGGATACGGGCTGTGGCATTGAACCGGAACATCTCAATAAGATTTTCTTGCCTTTTGAGCAGGTCGGCGATCGCCATAGTCGTCCCCAGGGTACTGGTCTAGGATTAGCCATTAGCCAAAAATTAGTAGCGATGATGGGGGGTGAACTCCAGTTAACGAGCAAACCCAACAAAGGAAGTTGTTTTTTCTTTGACCTAGAGCTATCGGAAGTGCTCGTCAGTCCTCCACTGGTTTCTGATGATGGCGCAACCCGCGATCGCCGACAAATCATCGGTTATGTGGGCCGTCGGCAAACTATTCTCATCGTTGATCATCACTGGGTTAATCGTTCTTTGATTAAACATTTCCTGATGCCCCTGGGATTTAAGATTCTTGAAGCAGAAAACGGTAAAGATGGCTTAATCATGGCAGAGGCCCATCCCGTGGATCTAATTATTTCGGAGATGCTGCTGCCCTGCATGGACGCCCAAGAAATGGCCCAGCAGATTCGTCAACTCGAAAAATTTAGGGCGCTCCCTATCCTCGTCATGTCCGGGGATGTATTGAATAATGGTTGGCATAATATAAATCCGGATTTTGATGCTTTTTTAGAAAAACCACTTGATTTTTCAATTTTATTGGACATGCTTCAGACCCATCTCCATTTCACTTGGGTTTATGAAGGCGATCGCTAA
- a CDS encoding thioredoxin family protein, translating into MARTESTMLPLGAPAPDFALPDVTTGKTVSLADCQGKAGLLVIFMCRHCPFVIHVQDELARLGVDFVPQDLGIVAISANDAENYPDDGPGKLKEMAAALKLNFPILYDESQAIAKSYQAACTPDFFLFDHDLKLVYRGQLDDARPGNDKPVTGADLRQAIAAVLAKETPDPNQKPSLGCNIKWKPGNAPSYFG; encoded by the coding sequence ATGGCTCGCACTGAATCCACCATGCTCCCCCTCGGTGCTCCGGCTCCTGATTTTGCTCTACCGGATGTCACCACCGGAAAAACCGTCAGCCTGGCGGATTGCCAAGGGAAAGCGGGTTTGTTAGTGATATTTATGTGTCGCCACTGTCCGTTTGTGATCCATGTCCAGGACGAGCTGGCCCGGTTGGGAGTGGATTTTGTCCCCCAGGATCTGGGCATTGTCGCCATTAGTGCCAATGATGCAGAGAATTATCCTGATGATGGCCCAGGGAAGCTCAAGGAAATGGCCGCGGCCCTCAAATTAAATTTTCCAATTCTCTATGACGAGTCCCAGGCGATCGCCAAAAGTTATCAAGCGGCCTGTACCCCTGATTTTTTCCTTTTCGACCATGACCTAAAGCTGGTCTATCGGGGCCAGTTAGACGACGCGCGCCCTGGTAATGACAAGCCCGTAACGGGAGCTGATCTACGCCAGGCGATCGCCGCAGTTTTGGCAAAAGAAACTCCCGATCCCAACCAAAAGCCTAGCCTTGGTTGCAATATCAAATGGAAACCGGGTAATGCCCCCAGTTATTTCGGTTAA
- a CDS encoding DICT sensory domain-containing protein, with translation MSIQTSVVKQLFEAVPHGRSQLYFKSSLTALSHAMEDQILAGQDSPLVIASFQQERYYRQEATRYRRIADKSRQVYVLAAPETEFANASDTYERIAFTPDDALSEEWHLVVIGENFASCLLCREKHNNSEKRDHFADNARRFEGIWTEDRNITEKAAEILLDRIAQYRPELQEKIQAAKDTYLQNGHQDLTEHQPNSTADPFVQRLVNYLQAGQYKILKANRSLANKEQKERLINTVTAAIRRSLDTEDILQLAVEKLGEGLGVCRCIIYRCKESDEQAQIHHEFLHGNQISVKGQNWPLKDNPLFQKVVSLGEPLGIDNTDQDPDFIKDQLETLTQTCSIVSWLLVPVLYQGRLIGMIELHHCHPEAVHWRQEDIALVGAIAIQVGVALIQAEAYNNLEELNEQLAALDRTRSNLVAITGHELRTPLSTIQVCLESLANEPDMPEELRQVMLDTALQDAERLRTLVQDFLTLSQLESGRVEWNIEPLMLYECVELAMSHVRAKRYQSGGQPLPQLINHVSPDLPLVQADGEWLVEVIAKLLDNACKFSDAKQGQVAIAITAEDPNKLTVSIIDNGRGIEPKRLETVFDRFYQEEGALRRSAGGTGLGLAICRQIVTAWGGAIWAESQGKNQGSQFSFTVPVFAEPSPPKTNQTISKTKTKAKRARRR, from the coding sequence ATGAGTATTCAAACCTCGGTTGTCAAACAATTATTTGAAGCCGTTCCCCATGGGCGATCGCAACTCTATTTCAAATCTTCCCTAACAGCGCTCTCCCACGCGATGGAAGATCAAATCCTGGCGGGTCAGGATTCCCCCTTGGTGATCGCCAGCTTCCAACAGGAAAGATACTACCGTCAGGAAGCGACCCGTTATCGTCGCATTGCCGATAAATCCCGACAGGTTTATGTCCTAGCGGCCCCAGAAACAGAATTTGCCAATGCCTCTGACACCTACGAGCGCATTGCCTTTACGCCGGACGATGCCTTGAGCGAAGAATGGCACTTGGTGGTGATCGGGGAAAACTTTGCCAGTTGTCTCCTGTGCCGGGAAAAACACAACAATTCTGAAAAAAGGGATCACTTCGCTGATAATGCCCGTCGCTTTGAAGGCATTTGGACAGAAGATCGAAATATTACCGAAAAAGCGGCGGAAATCCTCCTAGACCGCATTGCTCAATATCGCCCAGAACTCCAGGAAAAAATCCAAGCGGCGAAGGACACCTATCTCCAGAATGGCCACCAAGATCTAACGGAACATCAGCCCAATTCCACCGCCGATCCCTTTGTGCAACGGCTGGTGAACTATCTCCAGGCTGGTCAATACAAGATTCTCAAGGCCAACCGCTCCCTGGCCAACAAAGAACAAAAGGAGCGTTTAATTAATACGGTCACGGCGGCCATTCGGCGATCGCTCGACACCGAGGATATTCTGCAATTGGCCGTGGAAAAATTAGGGGAAGGCCTTGGGGTCTGCCGCTGCATTATTTACCGCTGTAAAGAGTCAGACGAACAAGCCCAGATCCACCATGAATTTCTCCATGGGAATCAAATCTCTGTGAAGGGTCAAAATTGGCCCCTAAAAGATAATCCCCTCTTCCAAAAGGTGGTCTCCCTGGGGGAACCCCTAGGCATTGATAATACTGATCAAGATCCGGACTTCATCAAAGACCAGCTAGAAACTCTCACCCAAACCTGCTCGATTGTTTCCTGGCTGTTGGTGCCAGTGCTCTACCAAGGACGACTGATCGGCATGATTGAGCTGCATCACTGTCATCCAGAGGCGGTTCATTGGCGACAGGAAGACATTGCCCTCGTAGGGGCGATCGCCATCCAGGTGGGTGTTGCCCTAATCCAAGCCGAAGCCTACAACAACCTAGAAGAACTCAACGAACAATTGGCGGCCCTCGACCGCACCCGTTCCAACCTTGTGGCGATCACCGGTCACGAACTCCGGACACCATTGTCAACGATTCAAGTTTGTTTAGAAAGCCTAGCCAATGAGCCGGATATGCCGGAGGAACTGCGCCAGGTGATGCTGGATACAGCCCTTCAGGATGCAGAGCGGCTGCGGACCCTCGTCCAGGATTTTCTGACCCTATCCCAACTCGAAAGTGGTCGAGTAGAGTGGAACATTGAGCCCCTGATGCTCTATGAATGCGTGGAACTGGCCATGAGCCACGTGCGAGCTAAACGGTATCAAAGTGGCGGCCAACCCTTACCACAACTAATTAACCATGTTTCGCCAGATTTGCCCCTCGTCCAAGCTGACGGGGAATGGCTCGTAGAAGTGATCGCCAAGTTGCTGGACAATGCCTGTAAATTTAGTGATGCCAAACAGGGCCAAGTGGCGATCGCCATCACCGCCGAAGATCCCAATAAACTCACCGTAAGCATTATCGATAATGGCCGGGGCATCGAACCCAAACGCCTCGAAACAGTCTTTGATCGCTTCTACCAAGAAGAAGGGGCATTGCGGCGGAGTGCTGGTGGGACTGGCTTGGGATTAGCGATTTGTCGCCAAATTGTCACCGCCTGGGGTGGAGCGATCTGGGCAGAATCCCAGGGCAAAAATCAAGGGAGCCAATTTTCCTTTACGGTGCCAGTCTTTGCAGAACCCAGCCCTCCCAAAACGAACCAGACGATCAGCAAAACAAAAACGAAAGCGAAACGTGCCCGGCGTCGCTAA
- a CDS encoding SDR family oxidoreductase: MKVLVVGATGETGRRVVETLIAQNIPVRAMVRDLNKGKEILPSDAELVVGDLLNRKSLPEAIADCDHIICAAAARPSLNPAAFFQVDYVGTKSLIDAAVAQGVKQFVLVTSLCVSKFFHPLNLFGLVLFWKKQTEAYLINSSLNYTIVRPGGLNAEAEAPLVLAQADTLFEGRIPRQQVAELCVATLDHPQANRRIIEAITDSDREPKPIPELIRALGSN; encoded by the coding sequence ATGAAAGTTTTAGTGGTCGGGGCGACGGGGGAAACGGGACGGCGCGTTGTCGAAACCCTAATTGCCCAAAATATCCCGGTGCGGGCCATGGTGCGGGATCTAAACAAAGGGAAAGAAATTTTGCCCTCGGACGCCGAATTGGTCGTTGGCGATCTCCTCAATAGAAAATCCCTGCCAGAGGCGATCGCCGACTGTGATCACATCATCTGTGCCGCCGCTGCCCGACCCAGTTTAAACCCCGCTGCGTTTTTCCAAGTGGATTATGTCGGCACCAAATCGCTGATCGATGCCGCCGTGGCCCAGGGGGTTAAACAGTTTGTCCTCGTAACGTCCCTTTGTGTGTCTAAATTTTTCCATCCGTTGAATTTATTTGGTCTGGTGCTGTTCTGGAAAAAGCAAACAGAAGCTTACTTAATCAATAGCTCCCTTAATTACACCATTGTCCGCCCTGGTGGCCTCAATGCCGAAGCCGAAGCGCCCCTTGTGCTAGCCCAAGCCGATACGCTGTTTGAAGGGCGCATTCCCCGACAGCAGGTGGCCGAATTATGCGTGGCCACCCTTGATCATCCCCAAGCAAACCGGCGAATTATTGAAGCGATTACTGACAGTGACCGTGAGCCTAAACCCATTCCCGAACTGATTCGTGCCTTGGGGTCTAATTAA
- a CDS encoding DUF1997 domain-containing protein, with amino-acid sequence MNPAESSRLFTAFGDGNPETPPMHFETHYRGIMQMYAPLEEVAAYLDRHGGWFHRCAKPMQVEPLTDNGYILTVGKFGNFGYEVEPKLAVVFDPPVENAYRMYNVPLPEAQAQGYAIDYDALMCLDHLPWEQVLANDAQARKLLGDRPMPPVITQVNWELHLQVLVQFPRFIYKLPQGLLKTTGDRLLATIVSQVSPRLTTKVQQDFHDCFDLPLPLKSGRGCTVIRTPEDSPETHKKEDSAPVPPENFAWTLPTDGQ; translated from the coding sequence ATGAACCCTGCGGAATCGTCTCGTCTATTTACGGCCTTTGGTGACGGTAATCCCGAAACGCCACCAATGCATTTTGAGACCCACTATCGAGGGATCATGCAAATGTACGCGCCCCTAGAGGAGGTTGCGGCATATCTTGATCGCCATGGCGGTTGGTTTCACCGTTGTGCGAAACCGATGCAAGTAGAACCCCTCACGGATAATGGCTATATTCTGACAGTGGGCAAATTTGGCAATTTCGGCTACGAGGTAGAACCAAAACTGGCGGTGGTTTTTGATCCTCCCGTTGAAAATGCCTACAGAATGTACAATGTGCCATTGCCTGAAGCCCAAGCCCAGGGCTATGCCATTGATTATGATGCGCTGATGTGTCTCGATCATCTCCCCTGGGAACAGGTACTCGCCAACGATGCCCAGGCGCGAAAATTGTTGGGCGATCGCCCGATGCCACCGGTGATTACCCAGGTGAATTGGGAGCTACATTTACAGGTGCTAGTCCAGTTCCCTCGGTTTATCTATAAGCTGCCCCAGGGTCTCCTCAAAACCACTGGCGATCGCCTCCTCGCGACCATTGTTTCCCAGGTCTCACCGCGCCTCACCACAAAAGTACAGCAAGACTTCCATGACTGTTTCGATCTCCCCTTACCCCTCAAGAGTGGCCGGGGTTGCACCGTCATTCGCACCCCAGAAGACAGTCCAGAAACCCACAAAAAAGAGGACAGTGCCCCTGTCCCCCCCGAAAATTTTGCCTGGACGCTACCTACAGACGGCCAATAA
- a CDS encoding DUF4079 domain-containing protein, whose translation MSFEIPESVKVWSQFGHPIMMWVLFGLCIYAMYLGIQIRRIRSADKEVRKELVKKQFNFKHHQVGSALLAFMVLGTIGGMAVTYINNGKLFVGPHLLVGLGMTGLIAISASLVPFMQRGNDLARVTHIGLNTLLVALFGWQAVSGMDIVTKIIGRL comes from the coding sequence ATGAGTTTTGAAATTCCAGAGTCCGTCAAAGTCTGGTCCCAGTTTGGTCATCCCATTATGATGTGGGTCTTGTTTGGGCTTTGTATTTATGCGATGTACCTCGGCATTCAGATCCGTCGCATCCGGAGTGCCGATAAAGAAGTCCGCAAGGAACTGGTGAAAAAGCAATTTAACTTCAAACACCACCAAGTGGGTTCTGCCCTGCTGGCATTTATGGTTTTGGGCACCATTGGCGGGATGGCCGTAACCTACATCAACAACGGTAAATTATTCGTTGGCCCCCACCTCCTCGTCGGTTTAGGGATGACCGGGTTAATTGCAATCTCGGCTTCTTTGGTGCCTTTCATGCAACGGGGCAATGACCTGGCGCGAGTTACTCACATTGGCCTGAATACATTGCTGGTGGCCCTGTTTGGTTGGCAGGCTGTGAGCGGGATGGACATTGTGACGAAAATTATTGGCCGTCTGTAG
- a CDS encoding ankyrin repeat domain-containing protein, which produces MTAPVDRAQLFQAIRAQNVDRVAALLAQGVPVNILDGDRTSPLMYACQTGALDLVKLCLTHGADLELRGKYGLTALMVAAAAGQTAILHFLIVAGANPNATNEDGSTALMVAAYRGAIATVEILLKAGAKINHEDFDGDTALNLAIQGRHPAVVQTLLTQRANPYQGLGAMTVAVSERAIACLKVLLEAGLNVNLPSSDGKTPLMHGVISGYDEVVEMLLAAGAAVNATDLNGDTALIFAIEQGNLPLTQRLVQAGATLIQPDLMPLAGAAGNLALVQYLLQHQLDPNSTDEAGDTALHLATLEGHYEIVEYLLSHNAAVNLANHQGDTPLLVAAYQGQRAIAQLLLDQGADLHYRNEGENALLIAFNQGKLALFELFLARGANPDERLPSGKTLLMEAGDRGYQAVIEMLLRAGADVNATDQHQATALMWAAHRDHHAVVQLLLERCPDLDLNAQNKRGDTALKIAQFNQCKTVVKLLKAARSR; this is translated from the coding sequence ATGACAGCCCCCGTGGACCGCGCCCAGTTATTTCAGGCAATTCGCGCCCAAAATGTGGATCGAGTGGCTGCCTTGCTTGCCCAGGGAGTGCCGGTCAATATTCTCGATGGCGATCGCACGAGTCCGTTGATGTATGCTTGCCAGACAGGAGCCTTAGATCTCGTTAAACTCTGTCTCACCCACGGCGCGGATCTAGAACTGCGGGGGAAATATGGCCTCACGGCGTTGATGGTGGCAGCGGCGGCAGGCCAAACGGCAATTCTCCATTTTTTAATTGTGGCTGGCGCGAATCCTAATGCGACCAATGAAGATGGTAGTACGGCGCTGATGGTGGCGGCCTATCGGGGGGCGATCGCCACCGTAGAAATTTTGCTCAAGGCCGGAGCCAAAATCAACCACGAAGATTTTGATGGGGATACGGCGTTGAATTTAGCGATTCAAGGACGACACCCAGCAGTAGTTCAGACACTCTTGACCCAGCGGGCTAACCCCTACCAGGGCCTGGGAGCAATGACGGTGGCTGTATCAGAGCGGGCGATCGCCTGTTTAAAAGTGCTGCTCGAGGCTGGGTTAAATGTGAACCTCCCCAGCAGCGACGGCAAGACACCCCTGATGCATGGGGTTATTTCTGGGTATGACGAGGTTGTTGAAATGCTGTTAGCGGCTGGCGCAGCGGTCAATGCCACGGATCTTAATGGAGATACGGCCTTAATTTTTGCCATCGAACAGGGGAATTTGCCCCTCACACAACGCCTAGTTCAAGCCGGGGCAACCCTAATTCAGCCAGATTTAATGCCTCTTGCGGGGGCTGCTGGCAATCTGGCCTTGGTGCAATATCTGCTTCAGCATCAGTTGGATCCCAACAGCACCGATGAAGCAGGCGACACGGCCCTCCATTTAGCAACCCTCGAAGGCCACTACGAGATCGTCGAATATTTACTGAGCCACAATGCGGCGGTGAACCTGGCCAACCACCAAGGCGATACCCCCCTCCTCGTTGCTGCTTACCAAGGACAAAGGGCGATCGCCCAACTCCTCCTCGACCAGGGCGCAGACCTCCACTACCGAAACGAAGGAGAAAACGCGCTCCTGATCGCCTTCAACCAAGGTAAGCTTGCCCTCTTCGAACTTTTCCTCGCTAGAGGGGCAAATCCTGACGAACGTCTCCCCAGTGGCAAAACCCTCCTCATGGAGGCGGGCGATCGCGGTTATCAAGCGGTCATTGAAATGCTGTTGCGTGCAGGGGCCGATGTCAACGCTACAGATCAGCACCAAGCCACGGCCTTAATGTGGGCTGCCCACCGGGATCACCATGCCGTCGTTCAACTGCTCCTCGAACGGTGCCCAGACTTAGATCTCAATGCCCAAAATAAACGGGGCGATACGGCCCTCAAAATTGCGCAGTTCAACCAATGTAAAACCGTGGTTAAACTCCTAAAGGCTGCTAGATCTAGATGA
- a CDS encoding sugar phosphate nucleotidyltransferase — MKAMILAAGKGTRVRPITYTIPKPLIPILQKPVMEFLLDLLAQHGFDQIMVNVSHLAHEIEGYFKDGQRYGVHLAYSFEGNIQDGELQGAALGSAGGLRKIQDFHPFFDDTFVVLCGDALIDLDLTAAVQWHREKGAIATVITKSVPKEAVSSYGVVVTDDEDRILSFQEKPSVTEALSTKINTGIYIFEPEVIDFIPPNCEFDIGGQLFPKLVAANAPFYALDMDFEWVDIGKVPDYWQAIQSVLQGKIKNVPIPGIEVKPGIYTGLNVAVNWDKVEIQGPVYIGGMTRIEDGAKIIGPTMIGPSCWICAGATVESSVIFEYSRLGSGVRLKDKLVFGRYCVDKTGATIDLQKAALDWWITDVRHANPPTAPVKNPHVVESLEIEAFLNSSGLEEDPPQPPSSRSSSL, encoded by the coding sequence ATGAAAGCCATGATTCTGGCAGCGGGTAAAGGAACCAGGGTTCGTCCGATTACCTACACCATCCCCAAGCCCCTCATCCCAATTCTGCAGAAACCCGTGATGGAATTTTTGCTGGATCTGCTCGCCCAACATGGCTTTGATCAGATTATGGTGAATGTGAGCCACCTCGCCCACGAAATTGAAGGCTACTTTAAGGATGGTCAACGCTACGGGGTGCACCTCGCCTATTCCTTTGAAGGCAATATTCAGGATGGCGAACTACAGGGGGCAGCTCTCGGTTCAGCAGGGGGTCTGCGTAAGATCCAAGATTTTCATCCGTTTTTCGACGATACCTTTGTGGTGCTTTGTGGTGATGCCCTAATTGATCTAGACCTCACAGCAGCGGTGCAGTGGCACCGAGAAAAAGGGGCGATCGCCACCGTAATCACTAAATCCGTCCCCAAAGAAGCAGTCTCCAGCTATGGTGTGGTGGTCACAGACGACGAAGACCGGATTCTAAGTTTCCAAGAAAAGCCCAGCGTTACCGAGGCCCTCAGCACAAAAATCAATACCGGAATCTATATCTTCGAGCCAGAGGTGATCGATTTTATCCCCCCCAACTGCGAATTTGACATCGGTGGTCAACTGTTTCCAAAGCTTGTGGCTGCCAACGCACCTTTCTACGCCCTGGATATGGACTTTGAGTGGGTGGATATTGGCAAAGTCCCCGACTATTGGCAAGCGATTCAGAGCGTCCTCCAGGGCAAGATCAAAAATGTGCCCATCCCCGGCATCGAAGTCAAACCAGGCATTTATACTGGCCTGAATGTGGCCGTCAACTGGGATAAAGTCGAGATCCAAGGCCCCGTCTATATTGGCGGCATGACCCGCATTGAAGATGGCGCAAAAATTATTGGCCCGACAATGATTGGCCCCAGTTGTTGGATTTGTGCGGGAGCCACCGTCGAAAGTAGTGTGATTTTTGAATATTCTCGCTTAGGCTCAGGGGTACGCCTCAAAGATAAATTGGTTTTCGGGCGCTACTGTGTTGATAAAACGGGGGCAACCATTGATCTGCAAAAAGCAGCCCTTGATTGGTGGATTACGGATGTGCGCCATGCGAATCCCCCCACGGCGCCGGTGAAAAATCCCCATGTGGTCGAATCCTTAGAAATTGAAGCGTTTTTAAATAGCTCTGGCTTGGAGGAGGATCCTCCCCAACCACCATCATCTAGATCTAGCAGCCTTTAG